In Phycisphaerales bacterium, the sequence GACAAAGGACCGCCGACCAGATCAACCCGGCCAGTCTGCGCTTCGGGCACCGGGAACTTCTCGATCAGATCGAGCAGCAGCATCCACTCCTGATGGCTCCGCTTCAGCTCGTTTGGGGGATGCACGAAAGCGGTCTGAGCCGACGCTCCCCGGAGCGAAGTGATCCGCCCGCTCTTGACAGACTGATCGATCGCTCTGTGCCAAGATAGGGACGGGCGGCCGTTGTTGAGCGGATTCATGAACGGCCGCGCTGCGAGGAGTCTCTGCCGGTGGAGCAGGCAGCCTCGCACCTCGACGCGCCACGGCGTTCCATCGTGATGAGCGGTGAAGTGCGCGTCGGTGTGCTGGGGAACGCTGAGCGACGCGGTCACAGCCTTCGGATCACCTTCGAGCGCCTGGATCATCTCGGTCAGGTAGTCGTCGGTGTGAGACGTCCTATGAACGAGAATGTCCGAATCGACCTGCAACACGTACTCGCCCACCAACTGGTCGAACGCAAGGAGCGGAGCGACGAGCGGTGCGCCGTCAACGCTGTGGGTGCCGTCGTACTCAAGATCAAACCAGCGCTTCATCACCGCTCGAGAGTCCGCTCCCGGACCTGGGCTGACGAGGACGCGGTCGATGACCCCGCGGGCACGCAATCTCTCTGCAGCCTTTATGAGCTCGTCAAAGTTGGCTGATGAGTGCTGGCGGACAAAGCCGTCTCGGAGGCAGTCGACGACGAGCAGTCGCTCGCAGAAGACGGTGGGTCCTTCGAGCTGGTGGACGAGGTGAGTTACCTGACGTTCGATCGTCGCCGCCTCCATAGCGCAGGTCTTGATCACGAGCGACACCCTCGGGGCGGGCGGATCAACCCGCACAGGGCGGCACACAAGCGTCAGGAAGTCAGAGGCGGGCTCGAACCGCTCTGTATCGATCGTGTCACTGGCAATGCGGCGTTCGACGCGCAGTCCATGCCGCAGGAGGTCTCGCTCGATCTTCACGAGCGGACGGTGGAACTCTCTGCGTCCAGCTCCGGTTTCAGCGTTCTCAACGTACCAGAAGGAGTCGTCATAGCACCTGCCAGCGGGGAGGTCTCGCCTGCGATGGAGGTTGGTGGGGCCGCCGAACGTCGCGATCGGATTGCAGAGCGTGATCACGACAACGCCATCTGGCGTCACCGCAGTGCGAAGGTCGGCAAGGACCTGCTCATACGCGGCGTCATCACCAAGTTCGCACAGCACGAGCGACGAGACCACCGCCTCATACGGTCCTGCGTTCATCGCAGCGAGTCGATCAGAGGTCAGCGTCAGGCATGATGGGATAGCACCAAAAGCCTGCCATCGTGCGGGCATGTCCACGCCAGGGTCAAAGCCGACCGTCCGAAGCCCAGCCTCCGCGAGGTGGCGAGCGCTCCTGGCCTTCTTGCCACAGCCGTAGTCCAGAACACTGCGTGCACCACACTCCAAGATGATCGGGTCGACGACTGCTGCCACGATTCGGGTCGCAGACGGCCGCTCCTCATTCAACGCTCGCCAGAACCGCTCAAAGCCATCGAGTTCGGGCATTGAACTGTCCACCAGAGCACGGCGCATGAGCTCATCGAGATCCGAACGGTGCGGCCAGCGCCAGGTCAGCCACGCGCGTTGCGCCATCGCTCGGTAGCCCGTGTCGGTGAAGGGGCGGATGTCCGATCCGTAGTCGATCAGCTTCAGCCCGCTTGCGGTCACGCGCAGGTTCTTGGGGTGCATGTTCCTGAACGTGATCCCGTGCGTCTTGCACTCGCGGAGGAGGGCGAGCAGCTCCCCGCCGCGACCGCCGGTGTAGGGCGTTGAGGGCTCGAACGGATACACCAAGAGCAGCGTCTCATCTCGTACCTCGACTCGAGTGATCGGGTAGAGGTGCTCGGGGGAATCGATGCGTGCCGCGAACTCCCTGAGAGTCGCCAGCGTGTCGTGGTTCGGGCGTCGCTTGAGGAGATCGAAGACCTTGAATACGCGCTGCTCGTCCGTAAAGACAATTCCCTCGCCGCCAGCACCGAGAAGCCGCAAGTTCTTCGCTCTGTATGCACGCTTCAGCAGTGCCCTGGCGCGTTGCTCGCGAGACTCCGCGACTGCCGTGTCTGCATGAAATGGAGTCTGTCGTGTTGCTCGGTACTCGCTGATGAGCCCGTCCATCGAAGCGAACGCATCTCGAATGCTGTTCTCCAAGGCCGCTCTTCGCACCTTCTCGGCGAACTGGGCAACGGCAGTGGGCTTGAAGAGGCTGCAGATCAGGTCCATTTCCTGCGCGATGCGAGCCAGAGCTTCTCGTGCGGTGCCATCGGCCCACGGCGAGTGGCTGGCCAACAGGCGTCTTGCTCGGCAACGAATTCCGTCCGCGAGCCCGAGTACACGCCACGCGCTGAGCGTGAACGCTGCCAGACGCTCGTCCGTGTACTTGCGAACGAGACGAGCACCCCGCTTGAGTTCTTCAGAAGACCACGCCAGCAGTGGCTCGCGTCGCTGAGTCGTGGGTCTAGCCGCCATCAAGTCGCTGGCTGCGCGATACAGCGCATATCCGAGGATGTCTGCCAGAAGGGTCGCATCCTCAAGCCGGCTAGGTGTGGTGAACGAACGGTCGTGCCGCACCCCGGCAGCCGCGTGCATCACGACGTTGAGGCCCATCTGGTCACGCATAAACATGGCAGTGAGCATGTCGGAGCGGCGGACGTAGAGGTTGCCGAAACGAGCGAGCGTCTGTGGGTAGGCCAGCAGATGTTCCGGGTTGAAGAAGATCGTCGATCCGCCTCGCTGTACTGACGGCACGGCGGATTCGAGCTTCAGCGAGCCGGCCTGCGTGACCAGTGGGCGGAACACGGGCTCACCTGCCAGCAGTCGGCCTACTCGGCTTCCGATCATGGTCAGTGCATCCGCATGGGTCGCGACGTGGCCTGATGGCTTGAGTGAGAGCGGAGTCTCAAGGTGATCCGTGTGTCGCGACAGGTCGTAGTAGATGTCCTGAAGCGAGAGTCGCGTCTCGGCGTCGTCTGCAGTTGCATCGATCCACCGACTGTCAGGAGTCTGGCTCTCCCAGATAGCCACATGGTGAGCGAGGTCAAGCAACTGCATGCGCAGCGTTGCGGTGAAGGGGAGAGGGGCAGCGCCGGTGTCGGGCCCGATCACGACGTCCACGCCTTGGTCACGAAGCGCAAGTAGTGCACCGATGTCCGGGCTCGCTCTCTCAACCGTTACCCCATCGGTATCGACCAAGAACGACAGTCGCTTGTCATCGTCGAGAATCCACGCCGCCGCCCCGGGGTGGCGTGCCGCGATCCGCCCCACGAACGTGTTGAGCACTGTGCGTGACACGGCGATCGGCACTCGCTGTCGTGACGGATCCGGGGTGTCGACGAGGGTGCCCTGGGCCCAAGCTTCGCGCTGTCGTTCGATCGAGACGAGCTCGATCACCAGACCATCAACCTGAAAGCGTTGAACGAGATCCTGCAACGGCCGCGTGCCATTCGCCGGCAGCGGACCGTTCTCGACAACGACCACGGTTACTCCGGATACACCGGGACGGGACTTCAAGCCGAAGATGTCGGACAGCAGTCCCTCGACGTGAGGCTTGGGTATGGCGTCGGTGACGAACCCGATGACAAGCTCCAGCGATTGCGTCGTCGGCACAAGCGGCGGTACATCGGATTCTGGCAGGGCAGCGGGCTCTGGTGGCCGCCAACCAAAGAGCTCAAAGGCCCTCGCGGCGGCAGCGTTCTTTGCTGCAGCGTCGAATCGGTGCGCGTACTTCTTCCAGAACCGAGTGAGGCCAACGTGCTTTGCCGAAGAAGCCGGGGAGGTCAGGCGGTCTGGACGCGCGTCTGCGTAGTGGTGAACGGTGTGGACCGATGTTGCACCGAATCGGAGTAACGGCAGATCTGCCAGGCGGATGCACAGATCGCGATCGGTGCAGCTCGGCAAATGCTCGTCGAACCCACCTGCCATGAGCAGCATATCGAGTCGGACGAACAGGTTGGAGCCCTGGATGTGCTGGCCCCTGATGAACTGCTCGCGGGGACAGAGATGGTCGGGAATGGAGTGCCGATGCCCGGGGCCTTCTGGTGATTCATGTCGAACGAGGCCGGACGCGACCATGTTTAGATCGCGGGAGATCGCCGCTTCGAGGCACGACTCGATGTGCGTGGCCGCCCAGGCATCGTCATCGTCGAGGATGGCGACAAACCAGAGATCGGCGGAACGAGCGATGCCCGCATCGCGGTGCAGTTGGTCGATCCCTGTGTTCCATGCGCCGGCGGCTCGTGCCGGGGTGCGCCGGTTGCGCATCACGGTCACGCGAAGCCGATCACAGCACTGTGCCTCGAGCTGTTGCCTCAGGTCTGCGAGATCCTGATCAGGCATCTCTTCCTTGGTCCGATCCACCACGATCACGAGCCGGTCGGGTGGTCGCGTCTGGGCGAGGACCGAGGGGATGGCCCGCTCACGGAGTAGCTCGAATCTGCCACATGTGGCAATGAGCGCGACGACAGCGTGGCCGCTTACGGACTGTGGACGAGTGTCCATCGGGAAACCTCCGATGAGCGAGGTGGGGATCCGCTGATGCCGCCATGCAGCGATGCATGGCTATGCCCTTCGGGCACATCCCTCGATCGTCGGACTAGTAGCGTGCAGCTCGCTTGAGCTCGGCCGCAGGAGAGATCTCGTCGCTCATCGAGTCGAGATCCGAACCTCGCCTCACGCTGCCATCCGGCAAACAGGGAGTCACAGTCAACGGGAGATGCTAGGAACGTGTTCATGTGGACGTCAGAGGCTGGGGTGACAGATGGGCTTCACCATTCGCCACGCCAGTGTTTCAATGGCCGCTTGGCCCGATACGCAGTCACAACCGTGCCGTCGTTGGAGAGGACCACCGCCAGGTTCTCGGCCTCGGCCACCTGCTGTCCAAGCAGCGTCTTGGCGGCTCTCAGCGCCCGTCGGCTGAGGTACGCGACTTCGCATCCCTTTCCGGCGTAGAACCGCTCGCCGAACTCAATCGCGATCTGGATCGCCCATCCACCAATGCTCCGTTGCTCAAGCCGTTCGCTCGCGTGCGAGCTCACCACGAGCGTTGGCTTTCGTCCGCGGTGCTTGCGTTCGCGCGAGGAAACAAGCGCGACATCGCCGCACTCATCCGACCAGGTTGTCTTGAACACGGGTTGCCCTGCCGCGATGCCGAATCACCCTGTCGGGGCTCAATCAGGGAGTTCGGCGACACGCCGACTCCGTATGGTCATCGCAGCCCTGATTTGCGTGTGGGCTGCGAGGGGCGGAGACCACATCCCACTATCGAGTCTGGCACGAGGCCAGAGGGCAGATGCCCAAAGGAGGCGGGCGGGGACGAACCCCGGGGCCGGCGCATCAGGACGTTCATCGGATTCCTGATCTACCGGATTTCTCGCCAGCTTTCCCGACGAGGGACGAACTGAGCATCTGTGTATACGGTCGAGCTGACGAAAAGTTTCACGCTCAGTGCCCCAGACCTCGGAAGCCCATGTTCGTGCGGGGTTTGCGCTTTGTCCAACGAGGCTTCGGGATTCCGCCCTCCGACGGGTTAGGTGCTCTTTGGCGGGTTGCTGTTGACCCGCGAAGGAGCCGTTCGTGTCCCAGCAGGACCCTCAGGACTCCGCCGCCCAGCGGCGCGAGGTCGTCATCGCCACGCTCGCCGCCGCCGTGCATCGTTGGCACCGCGACCAGATCCGAGCCGGCGTTCGCGCCAAGCGGGCCGCCAGCATTGCGCCGGGGGAGCATCACAAACCCGAGAGTTCTCGACTTGACCCTGCGGAAGATGATCGCCCTGATCGTCCGCTCCCGCTCGATCCGGACACGGCCGCAGGCCATGTCGGGGGCGAGCGGGCAGGAGGACTTTCATGGCGCTGAACATCCACGCGGAACTCAAGCGGCTCGGGACGCTCAAGACGCCGCAGCTCAAGGCCCGCTACGCCGAGCTCTTCGGCGAACCCACGCGGTGCAACAACCGCCCGTACCTCATCAAGCGCATCTGCTGGCGGATCCAGGCCGACGCGGAGGGTGACCTTTCCGAGCGAGCCCGCCAGCGGGCGGCCGAACTGGCCGACGACGCGGACCTGCGCCTGCAGGCACCCAACGGGTCGGCCGGGCCAACGACGATCAGTGCGGCGGCGTCCCCCGCGCGAGCCATCGCGTCGCTCCGAGTTTCGCGGGCCAGCGACGTGCCGATGCCCGGGTCGACGCTGTGGCGGACCTACAAGGGCAAGGCCTACAGCGTGATCGTGCTGCCCAAGGGCTTTGAGTGCGAGGGCAAGGTCTACCGCTCGCTCTCGGCGGTGGCCAACGCGATCACCGGCAGCCACTGGAACGGCGCGAAGTTCTTCGCTGACTCGATGAAGATCGCCTCGAAAGAGCGGGCCTCGGCTGAGGTTGGTCCGGAGGCCGCATCATGAACGCGGCCGCCACCTCCAAGACGCCCGGGCTGATCCGCTGCGCGATCTACACCCGTAAGAGCAGCGAGGAGGGCCTCGAGCAGGAGTTCAACTCCCTGGACGCGCAGCGCGAGAGCGGAGAGCTCTACGTCAGCAGCCAGCGTTCGGAGGGGTGGGTGTGCCTGCCCGACCGCTACGACGACGGCGGGTACACCGGCGGCAACATGGAGCGGCCGGGCCTCAAGCAGCTCATGGCCGACATCGACGCGGGCAAGGTCGACTGCGTGGTGGTCTACAAGGTGGACCGTCTAAGCCGCTCGCTGCTGGACTTCGCCCGGATCATGGAGGTGTTCGACCGCAAGAAGGTCTCGTTCGTCAGCGTCACGCAGCAGTTCAACACAACGCACTCGATGGGTCGCCTGACGCTGAACATCCTGCTGTCGTTCGCGCAGTTCGAGCGTGAGATCATCTCCGAGCGCACGCGGGACAAGATCGCGGCCACCCGCCGCAAGGGCAAGTGGTTCGGCGGCAAACCCATCCTCGGGTACGACGTCGTGGCCGGGAAGCTCGTCGTCAACCGCGACGAGGCGTTCCGGGTGCGGGAGCTCTTCGCGATCTACATCGAGACCCGGTCGGTGCGAGCAACGACGGAGGAGGCGCTCAAGCGCGGGTGGACGACCAAGAGCTGGACACAGAAGGACGGCACCAAGGTCGGCGGCCTGCCGCTGACCAACCCCTACGTCCACCGCGTCCTGACCAACGTCTCCTATCTCGGCAAGGTGCAGCACCACGACCAACTGTTTGAGGGCGAGCACGAGGCGATCATCGAACCGTCGCTGTGGAAGCGAGCGGCGACGATCCTCGAGGCCAATGGGCGCGACAAGGGAAGCGACGTCCGCAACGCGCACAACGGGCTGCTCAAGGGTCTGGTCCGCTGCCGCAACTGCGACAAGCCGATGTCGCACACGTTCACGACCAAGGCGGGCAAGCGCACGTACCGCTACTACGCCTGCCACGCGGCCCAGAGCCGGGGCTACCACACCTGCCCGTCCAAGTCGATCCCCGCCGAGCAGTTGGAGTCTTTCGTGGTCGACCGATTGCGGGCGCTGGGCCGCGACCGGGAACTGGTCGCCACGATCCTTGATCGGGCCCGGGCCCAGTCGCGGGAGTTGACGGCGCAGCTGGAGGAGCGCCGCGCGACGCTCCAGCGCGAGCTCCGCTGGCTCGCGAGCGACGAGCGCCGCGCCGGGGCCTCCAGCGACGCGGATCGGCTGGCGGAGGTGGCGGAGCGCTCGCGGCAGATCGGAGAGCAGATCCGCGAGATCGAGGAAGAGATCGCCGACGCCGCCAAGACTGAACTCCGCCGCGACCAGGTGGACGCGGCGTTCGCGGAGTTCCGCCCGCTGTGGGACCAGCTGAGCACGCGCGAGCGCACCGAGCTGCTCCGCTCGCTGATCAAGACCATCGAGTACGACGGCAAGGCGGGCGAGGTGACACTGGTCTTCCACCCCGAGTCGTCCCGCCTGGCCGCGGAGTGCAAGTCATGAGCCTTCCGGATCGAGCCACGTTCAAGGTCAGCTTCGAGACGGGCGTCAACACCGGCCGCACGATGCGCGTCGGCAGTCCGCCGCCGCCGGTGCCCGCGCCCACGCCGCGCCAGACGCCCCGGCGCGTGCCGCGCGTGGCCAAGCTGATGGCGCTGGCGCTGCGCTTTGACTGGCTGGTGCGAACCGGGCAGGTGAAGGACTTCGCCGAGATCGCGCGGCTCGGACACGTCACCCGCGGACGGCTCAGCCAGATCATGGACCTCGTAAATCTCGCCCCCGACATCCAGGAGCAACTGCTCTTTCTCGCTCCCGCCGAGCGGGGCAAGGACCGGATCACCGAGAAGCATCTGCGGCCGGTGACCCGCCTGCCGGACTGGGCGGTCCAGCGCCGGGCTTGGCGGGCACTCAACCGCCCTGACGACATGGTGTCAGCCCCCGCGCCGGACGGCGTCGTGGCGATGCGTGCGAAGGCTGCGCAAGTCGAGTAAATGTCGGATGTTGTGGAGGGATTCAGGATTCCCTGTCGGACCCTGACAAATACCTGTTCTGTGACATGGTTCGGGATACACTCGGGTTAACCGCCCCGGGTGGAGACCGGGGCTTTCTCGTAGGCGGAGGCCCGGTTCCATGAGCAGTCTTTCGTTCCGTCGGTTCACAAGCGCGTACGCGCTGCGGGAGGTCGACCCCGCCGTCCTGATCGACTTCCTGCGGCCCCACGCCGCCTTCCTCGCCGCGAACGGCGTGATGCTGCCGACGGACCCGAGGCACCTCGACGTCGAGCGCGTCGAGATCGCGTTGCTCAGCAACATTGGCGCGTTGCCGGTAGAACTGGTCGACGCCCTTTGGCACCTGCACGAGATGGCCACCCCACTGGGCATGGAATCGCTGCAGGCCGCCGCGGAAGTTGCGGGCATCGCGCTGCCGGACGACCATGCATCGCCGGCGGACATCGCGGCCCGCGTCTGGGTCGAGAACCCCGACGTGGTGCGGCGCTGCCACACCGAGATTTCCGTCTCGCGCCGCCGCTCGTTCGAGACCTTCGTCCCCGCGCCCGGTGCAACGCTCGCTTGGGCGACGCCGGGCCCGGAACGTTTGGCGGCGCTGGAGGCGGGCGTCGTCGCGTGGTACGCGGCGCGTCGCCGCGGGCCGGGGGCGCGGGTGCTCTTCTTCGACCACGGCGACGAGGTGCGATTCCTCGTGCGGCACGGGGGCCCCTACCGCCGCGAGGGCAGCCTCGACGACGGCAAGCCGGGGTGCGTCCGCTACCGCCCGATGGCCCATGGGCTGATCGTCTTCGACCGCCGAACGTGGGAACTGCGAATCAACGCCGCGACCAAGGGCGAGTGCGCCGCGTACCGCCAACTCGTCGGCCAGCACATCTTCGGCCGCGCCGACTTCTTCCCCGCCGATCAGGAGCGGTACGACCTCGAGCCGCTCCGATCCCGGGGCCGGGGCAGCCTTGTGTGCAAGCACATCACGGGCCTGGCTTCGGTGCGGCTGATCGAACTGGTCATGTACGTGGGCGGCCCGTTCCACAGGCGAAAGGTCGAGAAGGCCGACGACGTGCTGCTGGCGCTGGAGCACGCCCGCGAGTCGATCCCCGAGGACGCGCTGCTGAGCGCCGCCACGTTCGAGGTGCGGTTCACCGACGGCCGCAAGCCCAGGCCGGTCACCATCCGGCACGGCAACCGCGCGACGTACACACGCGACACCGACGCGGATCTCATCGAGACGTTTCTGCGTGGCGGCGGATTCGTGAAGGGAGGCGGCCATGCGCTTGTGGCAGTCGCTTGAGCGGGTGCAGGGCTGGGCCGGC encodes:
- a CDS encoding glycosyltransferase — encoded protein: MDTRPQSVSGHAVVALIATCGRFELLRERAIPSVLAQTRPPDRLVIVVDRTKEEMPDQDLADLRQQLEAQCCDRLRVTVMRNRRTPARAAGAWNTGIDQLHRDAGIARSADLWFVAILDDDDAWAATHIESCLEAAISRDLNMVASGLVRHESPEGPGHRHSIPDHLCPREQFIRGQHIQGSNLFVRLDMLLMAGGFDEHLPSCTDRDLCIRLADLPLLRFGATSVHTVHHYADARPDRLTSPASSAKHVGLTRFWKKYAHRFDAAAKNAAAARAFELFGWRPPEPAALPESDVPPLVPTTQSLELVIGFVTDAIPKPHVEGLLSDIFGLKSRPGVSGVTVVVVENGPLPANGTRPLQDLVQRFQVDGLVIELVSIERQREAWAQGTLVDTPDPSRQRVPIAVSRTVLNTFVGRIAARHPGAAAWILDDDKRLSFLVDTDGVTVERASPDIGALLALRDQGVDVVIGPDTGAAPLPFTATLRMQLLDLAHHVAIWESQTPDSRWIDATADDAETRLSLQDIYYDLSRHTDHLETPLSLKPSGHVATHADALTMIGSRVGRLLAGEPVFRPLVTQAGSLKLESAVPSVQRGGSTIFFNPEHLLAYPQTLARFGNLYVRRSDMLTAMFMRDQMGLNVVMHAAAGVRHDRSFTTPSRLEDATLLADILGYALYRAASDLMAARPTTQRREPLLAWSSEELKRGARLVRKYTDERLAAFTLSAWRVLGLADGIRCRARRLLASHSPWADGTAREALARIAQEMDLICSLFKPTAVAQFAEKVRRAALENSIRDAFASMDGLISEYRATRQTPFHADTAVAESREQRARALLKRAYRAKNLRLLGAGGEGIVFTDEQRVFKVFDLLKRRPNHDTLATLREFAARIDSPEHLYPITRVEVRDETLLLVYPFEPSTPYTGGRGGELLALLRECKTHGITFRNMHPKNLRVTASGLKLIDYGSDIRPFTDTGYRAMAQRAWLTWRWPHRSDLDELMRRALVDSSMPELDGFERFWRALNEERPSATRIVAAVVDPIILECGARSVLDYGCGKKARSARHLAEAGLRTVGFDPGVDMPARWQAFGAIPSCLTLTSDRLAAMNAGPYEAVVSSLVLCELGDDAAYEQVLADLRTAVTPDGVVVITLCNPIATFGGPTNLHRRRDLPAGRCYDDSFWYVENAETGAGRREFHRPLVKIERDLLRHGLRVERRIASDTIDTERFEPASDFLTLVCRPVRVDPPAPRVSLVIKTCAMEAATIERQVTHLVHQLEGPTVFCERLLVVDCLRDGFVRQHSSANFDELIKAAERLRARGVIDRVLVSPGPGADSRAVMKRWFDLEYDGTHSVDGAPLVAPLLAFDQLVGEYVLQVDSDILVHRTSHTDDYLTEMIQALEGDPKAVTASLSVPQHTDAHFTAHHDGTPWRVEVRGCLLHRQRLLAARPFMNPLNNGRPSLSWHRAIDQSVKSGRITSLRGASAQTAFVHPPNELKRSHQEWMLLLDLIEKFPVPEAQTGRVDLVGGPLSWVPRDRAEPFIFVITGRNVPPSRMSRCLESIGAQQRSDWGAVIIDDGSGPLSREALQLAVGPWSDRVTLIQPRERRGQLANMTLAIRRVCTNPNSVIVTLDLDDALLGPKVLDCVAQAYAEGAQVTVGSMLRTDKHVEYPVTFESPRQARGGNVWQHLRTFRKYLFDAIPDHELRVGDRYADIAVDWSFMLPIVEMAERRVWIREPLYLYEPSGMGKGADRPDRESQIAALVAKRPRRPRTPSDVLVPLSPEQIMSELWGQGGGILFVRHGERPSFTGLSAEQKDAVHLTANGHEEAEALGRRLGSGVALVSSPVLRAVQTAKAVARGAGRDEQSLTVLDSLVDFRVADRDVYELVKARLGWAGLMEAWMDGSLMPGVLMPCDQLVLRAIRDVSASACRTNDRRVVAVTHDFFIMACLASLRGVRTTAVPYLAGVFVPDDEIDAWTRGEVRS
- a CDS encoding recombinase family protein; this encodes MNAAATSKTPGLIRCAIYTRKSSEEGLEQEFNSLDAQRESGELYVSSQRSEGWVCLPDRYDDGGYTGGNMERPGLKQLMADIDAGKVDCVVVYKVDRLSRSLLDFARIMEVFDRKKVSFVSVTQQFNTTHSMGRLTLNILLSFAQFEREIISERTRDKIAATRRKGKWFGGKPILGYDVVAGKLVVNRDEAFRVRELFAIYIETRSVRATTEEALKRGWTTKSWTQKDGTKVGGLPLTNPYVHRVLTNVSYLGKVQHHDQLFEGEHEAIIEPSLWKRAATILEANGRDKGSDVRNAHNGLLKGLVRCRNCDKPMSHTFTTKAGKRTYRYYACHAAQSRGYHTCPSKSIPAEQLESFVVDRLRALGRDRELVATILDRARAQSRELTAQLEERRATLQRELRWLASDERRAGASSDADRLAEVAERSRQIGEQIREIEEEIADAAKTELRRDQVDAAFAEFRPLWDQLSTRERTELLRSLIKTIEYDGKAGEVTLVFHPESSRLAAECKS
- a CDS encoding DUF2924 domain-containing protein — protein: MALNIHAELKRLGTLKTPQLKARYAELFGEPTRCNNRPYLIKRICWRIQADAEGDLSERARQRAAELADDADLRLQAPNGSAGPTTISAAASPARAIASLRVSRASDVPMPGSTLWRTYKGKAYSVIVLPKGFECEGKVYRSLSAVANAITGSHWNGAKFFADSMKIASKERASAEVGPEAAS